In Sparus aurata chromosome 3, fSpaAur1.1, whole genome shotgun sequence, the following are encoded in one genomic region:
- the LOC115579182 gene encoding class I histocompatibility antigen, F10 alpha chain-like, whose translation MRTLLLLLLFCHVSSPVLHSMKFFITSSTGIPNLPEVVLTAEVDELPVVYCDSKRLDVKHTFKSFFTQYSEQLELYRQQCFNVLPKIFKPHVNSLMRLYNQTEGVHVVQMVCGCEWDDETGEAKGFAQIGYDGEDLLELDPNTVTWIALRPERWDADKNIREHFKNSLLIFPNWLKEYVEYRRSVLLRTELPSVSLLQKTPSSPVSCLATGFYPHRASLVWRKDGEELHEEVDHGEILPNHDGTFQMSVDLNLSSVTPEDWTRYDCVFQLSGVKEDIITKLDKDRIRTNEVKSSNMTVLVTAAVVVLALILIGAAGFIVYKKKKGEREKGKISLL comes from the exons atgagaacgttattgttgttgcttctcttctgtcacgtttcatcacccg tgctacactCCATGAAGTTTTTCATAACTTCATCAACTGGAATCCCAAACCTCCCAGAGGTTGTGCTGACAGCAGAAGTTGATGAACTTCCAGTGGTGTACTGTGACAGCAAAAGACTGGATGTAAAGCACACTTTTAAATCATTCTTCACACAGTATTCTGAGCAGTTGGAGTTATACAGACAACAGTGTTTCAATGTTTTGCCAAAGATCTTCAAACCCCACGTTAACAGTCTGATGCGTCTCTACAACCAAACTGAAG gtgtccatGTTGTACAGATGGTGTGtggctgtgagtgggatgatgagactggAGAGGCCAAAGGTTTCGCTCAGattggttatgatggagaagacctCTTGGAATTGGATCCAAATACAGTGACATGGATCGCTCTAAGACCTGAGAGATGGGACGCTGATAAAAATATTAGAGAACATTTTAAGAATTCTCTTTTGATTTTTCCAAACTGGCTGAAGGAGTATGTTGAGTATAGGAGGAGcgttctgctgagaacag agcttccctcagtgtctctcctccagaagactccctcctctccagtcagctgcctcgctacaggtttttaccctcacagagcctcactcgtctggaggaaagatggagaggagcttcatgaggaggtggaccacggagagatcctccccaaccacgatggaaccttccagatgagtgttgacctgaacctttcatcagtcacacctgaagactggacgaggtacgactgtgtgtttcagctctctggtgtgaaggaggacatcatcaccaaactggacaaagatcggatcagaaccaacgaag tgaagtccagtaacatgaccgtcctcgtcactgctgcagtggttgttcttgctctcattctcatcggtgctgctggattcatcgtttacaaaaagaagaaaggtgagagagaaaaaggaaagatttcactACTTTAA